From one Alicyclobacillus acidocaldarius subsp. acidocaldarius Tc-4-1 genomic stretch:
- a CDS encoding DNA polymerase IV, giving the protein MTKLIYGLVDMQSFYASCEVASREEYAARRKEFDDSTDPPLVVSGDPARRSGIILAATPTAKRYGVENAMRLGEALRLYPRLIVVRPHMAFYLHVSVRIQMLMQQCFPFQEQFSVDEGFIAFPYPSNLFPDPIAAARNLQARIWDQFRIRARNGLAPNKWLAKMANKAAKKTPGGIVWWREEDIPTVLHPLPVEEMWGLKRRAEVLRHKFKCETIGDVARLPVGVLKAEFGVWGEVIHRWANGIDVSDINPHSYRTPHKGFSHRTTLPRDFYERSDIAVVILELLDEVCHRLRQAHQAGRRVGLGLTYEGLTGGFYRAKTLPRATNDPGELYPVLLALLDQHWDGSGVRAVSVSVDMLQFRESVQLSLFENVPAQTRLYETVDEIRARFGETSIMRAVSLTRAGQLRERSLRIGGHYA; this is encoded by the coding sequence ATGACTAAGCTCATCTACGGCCTGGTGGATATGCAGAGCTTCTACGCCTCGTGTGAGGTGGCGAGCCGCGAGGAGTACGCGGCCCGGCGCAAGGAGTTCGATGACTCCACCGACCCACCGCTTGTCGTATCCGGTGATCCGGCCAGGCGTTCGGGCATTATCCTCGCCGCGACGCCGACGGCGAAGCGATACGGTGTGGAGAATGCGATGCGCTTGGGAGAAGCGCTCCGGCTGTACCCACGACTCATCGTCGTACGACCGCACATGGCCTTTTACCTGCACGTGTCGGTTCGAATTCAGATGCTCATGCAGCAATGCTTCCCATTCCAAGAGCAGTTCTCGGTCGACGAGGGCTTCATCGCGTTCCCGTACCCATCAAACTTGTTCCCCGACCCGATCGCGGCGGCACGTAACCTCCAAGCGCGCATCTGGGACCAGTTTCGCATCCGCGCGCGCAATGGGCTGGCGCCGAACAAGTGGCTCGCGAAGATGGCGAACAAAGCCGCCAAGAAGACGCCTGGTGGCATCGTGTGGTGGCGGGAAGAGGACATTCCGACGGTGCTCCATCCTTTGCCCGTCGAGGAGATGTGGGGCCTGAAACGGCGGGCGGAAGTCCTACGGCACAAGTTCAAGTGCGAGACAATTGGCGACGTCGCGCGCCTGCCCGTCGGGGTGCTCAAGGCTGAGTTTGGCGTGTGGGGCGAAGTCATTCACCGTTGGGCGAACGGGATCGACGTGAGCGACATCAACCCGCATAGTTACCGCACGCCGCACAAGGGCTTCTCCCATCGCACGACGCTGCCGCGGGACTTCTACGAGCGCAGTGACATCGCGGTCGTCATCCTGGAGTTGCTGGACGAAGTGTGTCATCGTCTCCGGCAGGCGCATCAAGCCGGTCGGCGTGTGGGACTTGGCCTCACCTACGAGGGATTGACAGGCGGGTTTTACCGTGCAAAGACCTTGCCCCGCGCCACAAACGATCCGGGCGAGCTGTATCCTGTGCTCCTGGCGCTACTGGACCAACACTGGGACGGTTCCGGTGTGCGCGCCGTGTCGGTGAGCGTGGACATGCTACAGTTCCGTGAGAGCGTCCAGTTGTCACTGTTCGAGAACGTGCCGGCGCAGACACGGTTGTACGAGACGGTGGACGAGATCCGCGCACGCTTTGGCGAGACGTCGATCATGCGCGCGGTGAGCCTGACACGCGCTGGGCAACTGCGTGAACGGAGTCTGCGAATCGGAGGTCACTACGCATGA
- a CDS encoding DUF4406 domain-containing protein, with product MALKDLDTLKRDGRWYLAGPMSGYPDFNRPAFHEVAARLRAKGLVVVNPAEIRGDDDWQWDDWMRAALHCLLGCHAVVFLPGWESSRGAQLERTIAEALGMPMFEYRDGEVVPFVLQTST from the coding sequence GTGGCACTGAAAGACCTGGATACGCTCAAACGTGACGGTCGCTGGTACTTAGCCGGCCCCATGTCCGGCTACCCGGATTTCAATCGTCCGGCGTTTCACGAGGTCGCGGCGAGGCTTAGGGCGAAGGGGCTGGTGGTGGTGAATCCGGCGGAGATCCGCGGTGACGACGACTGGCAATGGGACGACTGGATGCGTGCAGCGTTGCACTGCCTGCTCGGCTGCCACGCCGTGGTGTTCCTGCCGGGTTGGGAGTCCTCGCGAGGCGCGCAGTTGGAACGGACGATCGCGGAGGCCTTGGGGATGCCGATGTTCGAGTATCGCGACGGAGAAGTTGTTCCGTTTGTCCTGCAAACATCCACTTAA
- a CDS encoding DUF7309 domain-containing protein — protein sequence MAPWQWKHDDALFAAEDPDTAEIRYCSMMGALGEFHGLAVFPGEAGWRSLQLLRDDDDSYQAEEQRSEASLTMLQSLR from the coding sequence TTGGCTCCGTGGCAATGGAAGCATGATGATGCCCTGTTCGCCGCCGAGGATCCTGATACCGCGGAGATCCGCTATTGTTCCATGATGGGTGCCCTCGGCGAGTTTCATGGACTGGCGGTCTTTCCAGGGGAAGCCGGATGGAGATCTCTTCAATTGCTTAGGGATGACGACGATTCATACCAGGCCGAAGAACAGCGGAGCGAGGCAAGTCTCACAATGTTGCAATCACTGCGGTAG
- a CDS encoding AAA family ATPase, translating into MERRFQHVFLMGPMGAGKSTVAQYLRREMSYVRYSLATPVDAVLDIAAPWLKDASKAVRRPYLQKVGRFLREFKPNPLLLAAEEVLKHTVSPIVIDDGRTVEEAVWADQHGFLVIILTASEFVRRRRILARDGELPDGRTHEDMTEQQWQHARGFLIDTSDLTEDEMCQMVCAAIEARRLAMCKREERTANGDEA; encoded by the coding sequence ATGGAACGGCGATTCCAACACGTGTTTCTGATGGGACCTATGGGGGCGGGAAAGAGTACTGTGGCGCAGTATCTAAGACGGGAGATGAGCTATGTTCGGTACTCGCTGGCGACGCCCGTCGACGCCGTGCTTGATATTGCGGCACCGTGGCTGAAGGACGCAAGTAAGGCGGTGCGGCGGCCGTATCTACAAAAGGTCGGGCGGTTTCTTCGTGAGTTCAAACCAAATCCGCTGCTTCTTGCTGCGGAGGAGGTGTTGAAGCACACTGTGAGTCCGATCGTCATCGACGATGGACGAACGGTTGAAGAAGCGGTGTGGGCGGACCAGCACGGGTTTCTCGTCATCATCCTCACCGCCTCAGAGTTCGTTCGGCGGCGTCGGATACTGGCGCGAGACGGAGAGCTGCCCGACGGACGGACGCATGAGGACATGACCGAACAGCAGTGGCAGCATGCGCGCGGGTTTTTGATCGATACCAGTGATCTGACGGAAGATGAGATGTGCCAAATGGTGTGTGCCGCGATTGAGGCACGTCGGTTGGCGATGTGCAAACGAGAGGAGAGAACGGCAAATGGCGATGAGGCATGA
- a CDS encoding RusA family crossover junction endodeoxyribonuclease, with product MRLVLPLPPSVNHAYRSFVHPKTGQRMRVLNAKAQKFRRDAAYLALRWRQATGWQMPQPGTKVVLRLWYFWPSNRRMDTHNREKVLLDALEGVLYPEDRWVLVQEMDFFVDRSNPRLEVEVLLHKELSAM from the coding sequence ATGCGTCTGGTGCTCCCGCTTCCGCCATCTGTCAATCATGCCTATCGAAGTTTTGTGCATCCGAAGACAGGGCAGCGGATGCGGGTCCTCAACGCCAAAGCGCAGAAGTTTCGGCGCGACGCGGCCTATCTTGCGCTTCGTTGGCGGCAGGCGACAGGGTGGCAGATGCCGCAACCAGGCACGAAAGTGGTCTTGCGCTTGTGGTACTTCTGGCCGTCAAATCGCCGGATGGATACGCATAATCGAGAAAAGGTGCTGTTGGATGCTCTGGAGGGCGTCTTGTATCCAGAAGACCGGTGGGTGCTGGTTCAGGAAATGGACTTTTTCGTAGACCGAAGCAACCCGAGGCTGGAGGTCGAAGTCCTGCTGCACAAAGAGTTAAGCGCGATGTAA
- a CDS encoding putative quorum-sensing-regulated virulence factor, translating into MRLSEARFVVIDTETTGLPPEGRVVELALVEVGLDREPQIVYSALVDPGCPIPPEASAVHHLTDRDVVGKPSLSQIWPKVMRYIEGAILVAHNAEFDRGMLPETGRPWICSKRLAQHLWPDAPRHSNQVLRYWLGIDVEVGNPHRALGDAIVTAHVFQRELQAYLEAGYPDDVEALIAFAESPIEVQTMPFGKHKGMPLKDVPLDYLDWALRNLQDLSPDLRWSMQKALEQGLG; encoded by the coding sequence GTGAGATTGAGTGAAGCGCGTTTTGTCGTAATCGACACTGAGACGACCGGCCTTCCACCCGAAGGCCGCGTCGTCGAACTTGCGCTGGTCGAGGTGGGACTGGACCGCGAGCCGCAGATCGTGTACTCGGCACTGGTTGATCCCGGTTGCCCGATCCCTCCCGAAGCTTCGGCGGTGCATCACCTGACGGATCGCGACGTCGTAGGAAAGCCGAGCTTGTCGCAGATCTGGCCCAAGGTGATGCGGTACATCGAGGGAGCGATCCTCGTTGCGCACAACGCCGAGTTCGATCGTGGGATGCTGCCGGAGACGGGTCGACCGTGGATCTGCTCGAAGCGTCTGGCGCAGCACTTATGGCCCGACGCACCGCGGCACTCAAACCAGGTGTTGCGGTACTGGCTCGGGATCGATGTGGAAGTGGGAAATCCGCACCGGGCGCTCGGCGACGCGATCGTGACGGCGCATGTGTTCCAACGGGAGCTTCAAGCGTATCTGGAGGCGGGGTATCCGGATGATGTGGAAGCCTTGATCGCGTTTGCAGAGTCGCCCATTGAGGTGCAGACGATGCCGTTCGGAAAGCACAAGGGCATGCCGTTGAAAGACGTGCCGCTGGACTATCTCGACTGGGCGTTGCGCAATTTACAGGACCTTTCACCGGATTTGCGGTGGAGCATGCAGAAGGCGCTGGAGCAGGGTTTGGGGTGA
- a CDS encoding ParA family protein — protein MKRILMFSASGGVGRTTTTYAIARMLANWGRRVLVIDVDLDSPGSTTAFVEPDKLPRYGVVDWLVDQPAEIEMDMVASPAWTAKLPGKIDVVPAYGHKTQDYLTKLMRVHANEAWADRFADLASRLEAAICPDVTLIDGPSGLWGASLVPSLDATVWMF, from the coding sequence ATGAAGCGCATCCTGATGTTCTCCGCAAGCGGTGGGGTGGGTCGCACCACAACGACATACGCGATCGCACGCATGCTGGCCAATTGGGGTCGCCGTGTGCTTGTGATCGATGTCGATCTGGACTCGCCTGGTTCTACGACTGCGTTTGTGGAGCCGGACAAGCTGCCGCGCTATGGGGTTGTGGACTGGTTGGTCGATCAGCCAGCGGAGATAGAGATGGACATGGTTGCATCGCCGGCATGGACGGCTAAGCTTCCGGGGAAAATCGATGTCGTCCCGGCCTACGGACACAAAACTCAGGATTATCTGACCAAGCTCATGCGGGTGCATGCGAATGAGGCGTGGGCGGACCGTTTCGCAGACCTCGCGTCAAGGCTGGAAGCTGCCATCTGCCCAGATGTGACGCTGATTGACGGTCCAAGCGGTCTTTGGGGAGCCTCGCTTGTCCCGTCGCTCGACGCGACGGTGTGGATGTTTTGA
- a CDS encoding DNA-processing protein DprA translates to MREDELRKFIADQVMFTHEVVQYLGISPQRLHQLVKSGKLIPVKQSRSSFLFLRKDVEERKNEVNRNAGRRPNGTGGEYMRFENDPKIVQDALNYFTIQSLCKWAPKRTRSLYDRISACFDMSEPIVKNLNGVSQILQIDSSVIVKTYASIQKGFSLLPNDTHISRLGQETYPPYLALTHEAPLFLFMRGNIRLPHLHCVAIVGTRNPTQEGIKKASALAALLGKYRIVVVSGLARGIDRAAHEGALRNNIPTIAVIGTPITKTYPKEHERLQAEIAERGLLISQFAPLSPVHKWNFPARNAVMSGICLATVIVEAGETSGALIQADYALKQDRFVLYHKAPSKIRTFVGPKIC, encoded by the coding sequence ATGCGTGAGGATGAACTTCGTAAGTTCATTGCTGATCAAGTGATGTTTACACATGAAGTGGTTCAATATCTCGGTATTAGTCCTCAGAGACTTCATCAATTAGTTAAATCTGGGAAGTTGATTCCAGTGAAGCAAAGTCGTTCTAGTTTCCTGTTCTTAAGAAAGGACGTTGAGGAGCGGAAAAACGAAGTGAATCGTAATGCCGGCAGAAGGCCTAATGGAACCGGGGGGGAATACATGAGGTTTGAGAATGACCCCAAGATTGTTCAGGATGCACTAAATTATTTTACAATCCAGTCCTTATGTAAATGGGCACCGAAACGAACTCGGTCGTTGTATGATAGGATCAGTGCTTGTTTTGACATGTCAGAACCTATTGTTAAGAACCTGAACGGTGTATCCCAAATTCTGCAGATAGACAGCTCTGTAATTGTAAAAACGTATGCGTCGATTCAGAAGGGCTTTTCCCTTTTGCCGAATGATACTCACATAAGTAGGCTTGGGCAAGAAACATATCCACCATACCTTGCCTTAACTCATGAGGCACCGTTGTTTCTCTTTATGCGGGGTAATATTCGACTGCCACATTTGCATTGTGTGGCTATTGTTGGTACGCGAAACCCTACCCAAGAGGGTATCAAAAAGGCCTCTGCTTTAGCTGCATTGCTTGGTAAATATCGCATTGTTGTAGTGTCAGGTTTAGCAAGAGGCATTGACCGTGCTGCACATGAAGGTGCGCTCAGAAATAACATACCGACCATTGCAGTTATAGGTACACCGATTACAAAAACGTATCCGAAAGAGCACGAAAGATTGCAGGCCGAGATTGCGGAACGCGGGTTGCTTATTTCACAATTTGCTCCGTTGTCTCCTGTTCATAAATGGAATTTCCCTGCGAGAAATGCAGTAATGAGCGGTATCTGCCTAGCGACGGTTATTGTAGAGGCTGGGGAAACCAGTGGTGCACTGATTCAAGCTGACTATGCCTTGAAGCAAGACAGATTTGTTTTATACCACAAAGCGCCGTCGAAAATCCGCACCTTCGTTGGCCCAAAAATATGTTGA
- a CDS encoding G1 family glutamic endopeptidase, which produces MDVRKISLCGFLAIFAAIPMAEPTVASAATHSKVSTISTQALTASSVQTLPDGGQEYIYYINGVKNVFPVPPKGFNPLTATDAQLREYGFPPRPSDPQNLQQWEQEMSHWKRMLPPKVVMTNISHRLIPYNISHRLVPYKGITENTSDAEPTVASAATHSKVSTISTQALTASSVQTLPDGGQEYIYYINGVKNVFPVPPKGFNPLTATDAQLREYGFPPRPSDPQNLQQWEQEMSHWKRMLPPKVVMTNISHRLIPYTGTAENISEGVFAASNWSGYYNYSSYNEWVAVQGSYTQPTMGPTTCSPAYESAWAGLGGINSGGLIQAGTELNYNSPYAWYEYLGKDGSGVNEILLPNVTVNPGDNIYVYVSYESSTGQTDFYVADNTTGTSQSVLVNLNSNYYDGTTAEWIDERPKVNGSLSALANYQQNPWTNAQTYSIYGYWNPIGALANNQIYMYDGSGNVMSASSSLTTSSSFTDYWHRCD; this is translated from the coding sequence ATGGATGTGCGTAAAATTTCTCTTTGCGGTTTTTTGGCGATCTTCGCAGCAATTCCGATGGCGGAACCAACCGTAGCTTCAGCGGCAACGCATTCGAAGGTCTCTACGATTTCAACCCAGGCATTGACTGCTTCCTCGGTACAGACACTTCCTGACGGAGGTCAGGAGTACATATATTACATCAATGGTGTCAAGAATGTATTCCCGGTACCACCCAAAGGATTTAATCCGCTGACGGCAACGGATGCACAACTTCGAGAATATGGGTTCCCGCCACGGCCTTCTGATCCCCAGAACCTTCAACAGTGGGAGCAGGAAATGAGTCATTGGAAACGGATGCTTCCGCCCAAGGTGGTAATGACAAATATTTCGCATCGTCTCATTCCGTATAATATTTCACATCGTCTCGTTCCGTATAAAGGGATTACCGAGAACACTTCTGACGCGGAACCAACCGTAGCTTCAGCGGCAACGCATTCGAAGGTCTCTACGATTTCAACCCAGGCATTGACTGCTTCCTCGGTACAGACACTTCCTGACGGAGGTCAGGAGTACATATATTACATCAATGGTGTCAAGAATGTATTCCCGGTACCACCCAAAGGATTTAATCCGCTGACGGCAACGGATGCACAACTTCGAGAATATGGGTTCCCGCCACGGCCTTCTGATCCCCAGAACCTTCAACAGTGGGAGCAGGAAATGAGTCATTGGAAACGGATGCTTCCGCCCAAGGTGGTAATGACAAATATTTCACATCGTCTCATTCCGTATACAGGGACTGCCGAGAATATTTCTGAAGGTGTATTCGCAGCAAGTAACTGGTCTGGTTACTACAACTATTCTAGTTACAATGAATGGGTAGCTGTTCAGGGGAGCTATACCCAACCCACAATGGGCCCCACCACATGTTCGCCAGCCTATGAATCAGCGTGGGCCGGTCTAGGGGGAATAAATTCGGGAGGATTAATACAGGCAGGAACCGAATTGAACTATAATTCGCCTTACGCATGGTACGAATACCTCGGAAAAGACGGATCAGGTGTGAATGAAATCTTGTTGCCAAACGTCACAGTAAACCCTGGAGATAACATCTACGTGTACGTCTCGTATGAATCTTCCACTGGTCAAACGGATTTTTATGTGGCTGACAATACCACTGGCACGTCCCAGTCGGTTTTGGTCAATCTGAACTCCAATTACTACGATGGAACGACGGCCGAGTGGATCGATGAGCGACCGAAGGTGAATGGTTCACTTTCCGCGCTGGCGAATTACCAACAGAACCCGTGGACAAATGCGCAGACATACAGCATATACGGATATTGGAATCCAATCGGTGCATTGGCCAATAATCAAATCTATATGTATGACGGCAGCGGGAATGTGATGTCCGCATCCAGCAGTCTCACTACTAGTTCTTCGTTCACAGATTATTGGCATCGTTGTGACTGA
- a CDS encoding DUF669 domain-containing protein, whose amino-acid sequence MNLTELDKKYQDVEPAKGGYQPLPDGTYVCRLEKAQVKQNKGNDGLHLALVFVVDEGSHKGRRIFHHRPINNNEKTLAWLKRDLLAIGYTDYLSRLPELLPQCLGRLVKVELKTVTIPATGQKTQVAYLDPVKGR is encoded by the coding sequence ATGAATCTTACCGAACTGGACAAGAAGTATCAGGACGTCGAACCTGCCAAGGGTGGATATCAGCCGCTGCCAGACGGCACGTACGTTTGTCGCTTGGAGAAAGCGCAAGTGAAGCAGAACAAGGGCAACGACGGCTTGCACCTCGCGCTGGTGTTTGTGGTTGATGAGGGTTCTCACAAGGGGCGGCGCATCTTCCACCACCGGCCCATCAACAACAACGAGAAGACGTTGGCGTGGCTCAAGCGGGATCTCCTGGCGATAGGCTACACCGATTATCTGTCTCGGCTGCCGGAGCTTCTGCCACAGTGCCTCGGACGCCTGGTGAAGGTGGAACTGAAGACGGTGACGATCCCGGCCACGGGGCAGAAGACGCAAGTGGCCTATCTGGATCCGGTAAAGGGGCGCTGA
- a CDS encoding sigma factor-like helix-turn-helix DNA-binding protein has protein sequence MRRDLDDLIAEYESTREAIRQARNRARREANDQDATLYDSMVKTLDYALAVMEGECRAPRREILVGDLADLDRLAARRRRWMDWDDASEGGEEEERLPVAWLSILSLREAACLFAYESGMTYSAIARELGITRGAVQNHLKRARAKLKRVEGAQLGLWSANCSGLP, from the coding sequence ATGCGTCGGGATCTGGACGACCTGATCGCGGAGTACGAGTCCACTCGCGAGGCGATCCGCCAAGCTCGGAACCGAGCGCGGCGAGAGGCCAATGATCAGGATGCCACTCTGTATGACAGCATGGTGAAGACACTTGACTATGCGCTGGCGGTGATGGAGGGCGAGTGTCGCGCTCCTCGGCGTGAAATCCTCGTTGGAGACCTGGCGGACCTTGACAGACTGGCGGCGCGGCGAAGGCGGTGGATGGACTGGGACGACGCGAGTGAGGGTGGCGAAGAGGAAGAACGTCTGCCCGTGGCGTGGCTGTCGATCCTGAGCCTGCGGGAAGCGGCGTGTCTCTTCGCATATGAGTCCGGTATGACGTACTCGGCGATCGCGCGGGAGCTTGGGATCACACGCGGCGCGGTGCAGAACCATCTGAAGCGGGCGAGGGCTAAGTTGAAGAGGGTGGAGGGGGCGCAGTTGGGGTTGTGGTCTGCTAACTGCTCAGGTCTACCGTGA
- a CDS encoding YolD-like family protein codes for MNIRDGNIFEAMRLVLPEHRELMAKIQRERAKRKRPVLAEERLDEMQYVLSEAIRERRAVRMTVFMPERDVVLMGRVSVCGRELRVRTTDGERASREIGRRDRDRMRIATGSGACLWISPTSRAAIGFQFRP; via the coding sequence ATGAACATCCGGGACGGAAACATCTTCGAGGCCATGCGACTGGTGCTGCCCGAGCATCGGGAACTTATGGCGAAAATCCAGCGTGAACGAGCGAAACGCAAGCGCCCGGTGCTCGCCGAGGAACGCTTGGACGAAATGCAGTATGTGCTCAGCGAAGCAATTCGCGAGAGGCGCGCCGTGCGGATGACGGTATTCATGCCGGAACGCGATGTGGTGCTGATGGGCCGCGTGTCGGTGTGCGGACGGGAACTTCGTGTGAGAACCACCGACGGCGAGCGAGCAAGTCGTGAGATTGGACGACGTGATCGAGATCGAATGAGAATTGCTACAGGAAGCGGCGCATGCCTGTGGATAAGTCCGACAAGCCGCGCCGCGATTGGGTTCCAGTTTCGTCCATGA
- a CDS encoding ComF family protein, which translates to MFIYSDWNQIGELQGRVHPSAEFVEGPRHVLFGINKLITSALNAIDGQKYETAYATSNLYEIQALMSEHIGTIFVGDLDSVVRGHMPDLLGYMPDFLAHDGADVLKIVRNEWKGYLSEVLTTKIDRSNWYGNGGLLFSFNREYDGYTFRVFCGGRYFGPRHERWSVHQLSHRIWKSKRDTSQNELFAEVFSVLVNDVENRFEVIDGITRVPPRPNEQDRFKPIVELLCSRLDKLDLSTALVCTQKYPKQKGLDKEARRANVKDKFRATEEVRGKHVVLLDDVYVTGSTALECAKTIMEKGARKVTVVVLALNQFPPEWRKFVTLPCPNCNGQLTLRIASNQGAFLDVTSGRTQNAMVKWDFGWMA; encoded by the coding sequence GTGTTCATTTATTCGGATTGGAATCAAATTGGAGAATTACAAGGACGTGTACACCCGTCGGCAGAGTTTGTTGAAGGACCTAGGCATGTCTTATTTGGCATCAACAAGCTCATCACAAGCGCACTAAACGCGATTGACGGACAAAAGTATGAAACTGCATATGCTACTTCGAACCTTTATGAAATACAAGCTCTGATGTCAGAACATATTGGAACTATCTTCGTTGGTGATCTAGATTCTGTCGTAAGGGGACATATGCCAGATTTGCTTGGATACATGCCGGACTTTCTCGCGCATGATGGAGCAGATGTGTTGAAAATTGTACGAAATGAATGGAAAGGATACTTATCAGAGGTCCTTACAACCAAAATTGATCGCTCGAACTGGTATGGCAACGGGGGATTATTGTTTTCTTTCAATCGTGAATACGATGGCTATACCTTTCGGGTATTTTGCGGAGGGCGTTACTTTGGCCCAAGGCATGAACGCTGGTCAGTGCATCAACTATCACACCGAATCTGGAAGAGCAAGCGTGATACGAGTCAAAATGAATTATTTGCAGAAGTGTTCTCTGTTTTGGTTAATGATGTAGAAAATAGATTTGAGGTAATAGACGGAATCACTCGTGTTCCTCCGCGTCCAAACGAGCAGGATCGCTTTAAGCCCATCGTGGAACTGCTATGTTCGCGGTTGGACAAACTCGATTTGAGTACTGCGCTAGTATGTACACAGAAGTATCCAAAACAAAAAGGTCTCGACAAAGAAGCACGTAGAGCTAACGTAAAAGATAAATTTCGTGCAACTGAGGAAGTGAGAGGGAAGCATGTTGTGCTTCTAGACGATGTTTACGTTACTGGATCTACAGCTTTAGAATGTGCCAAAACAATCATGGAAAAGGGAGCCCGAAAAGTAACCGTCGTTGTCTTAGCTCTCAATCAGTTTCCACCTGAATGGCGCAAATTTGTGACACTTCCGTGCCCAAACTGTAACGGCCAACTGACATTACGAATTGCATCTAATCAAGGTGCTTTTTTGGATGTAACCAGTGGGAGAACACAAAATGCAATGGTAAAATGGGATTTTGGATGGATGGCGTGA
- the dnaN gene encoding DNA polymerase III subunit beta, producing MRCLIEQKILQPALAALARIAPARTPKTILQGVLIEANGGQVTLTAYDLEVALRMTLEAHVVDSGEIVLPAKLLSDLVRRLPEGPIDIATIPPYHLNASLDSGTTHMELNARDAVEFPTLPDMVGIEPVEIPAKAIVQAIKAVAYAAAKQDQVRRILDGVHVRCEDGRLVWTATDGLRLARMAQKLGRDLPIRFTVPRRGLSELLRLLEDEEDTTVQVYQSANYVMFAWGNVRLYALLYQAEYHDVTRVIPTEFIAECMVERDRLEQAVERAMILAENEHHSVTMDLSDGALHMTSRARDRGQAREEVPILESSGEKVRVTLNARFMLEMLQAMEGATVRMRFAGRSRPVAFHDDDDHLHLISAILTND from the coding sequence ATGCGGTGCCTAATCGAGCAAAAAATCCTCCAACCTGCGCTAGCTGCACTCGCTCGCATCGCGCCGGCGCGAACACCCAAGACCATACTCCAGGGCGTGCTGATCGAGGCCAATGGCGGTCAAGTCACGCTCACGGCGTATGACTTGGAGGTTGCGCTTCGGATGACACTTGAAGCGCACGTCGTGGATTCGGGTGAAATCGTGCTCCCGGCGAAACTGCTGTCAGACTTGGTGCGACGGCTTCCGGAAGGCCCGATTGATATCGCAACGATCCCTCCATACCACTTGAATGCCAGCTTGGACTCGGGCACGACGCACATGGAGTTGAATGCTCGCGACGCCGTGGAATTTCCGACGTTGCCTGACATGGTGGGCATCGAGCCAGTGGAGATCCCGGCGAAGGCCATCGTCCAAGCGATTAAGGCTGTGGCCTATGCAGCGGCGAAGCAGGACCAGGTGAGGCGGATTTTAGATGGCGTTCATGTCCGGTGCGAAGACGGTCGATTGGTCTGGACAGCGACAGACGGGTTGAGGTTGGCGCGAATGGCGCAGAAGTTGGGGCGAGATTTGCCAATTCGGTTTACGGTTCCGCGACGCGGGCTATCAGAGCTCTTGCGACTATTAGAAGACGAAGAAGACACGACGGTGCAGGTGTACCAGAGCGCCAACTACGTGATGTTCGCGTGGGGGAATGTCCGGTTGTACGCGCTCTTGTATCAAGCGGAGTACCATGACGTGACTCGGGTGATCCCGACGGAGTTTATCGCGGAGTGCATGGTGGAACGTGATCGGCTTGAGCAGGCGGTCGAACGTGCGATGATTCTCGCTGAGAACGAACATCACTCGGTCACGATGGATTTGTCGGACGGCGCGCTACACATGACATCGCGAGCGAGAGATCGCGGTCAGGCGCGCGAAGAGGTGCCGATTCTCGAATCTTCGGGTGAGAAAGTGCGGGTGACGCTCAACGCGCGATTCATGTTGGAGATGTTGCAGGCGATGGAAGGCGCGACGGTGAGGATGCGATTTGCTGGGCGGAGTCGACCGGTGGCCTTCCATGATGACGATGATCACCTGCATTTGATCTCGGCGATCCTGACGAACGACTGA